CAGGACGACGTCGGCGCACGCCGCCACCACATCCTCGACCAGGTGGGTGGAGACCAGTACGCAGCTGTCGGTGCCGAGGTCACGCAGCAGTTCGCGGAAGTCGAGGCGCTGTTCCGGGTCGAGGCCGACGGTCGGCTCGTCGAGCAGCAGGAGCCGGGGGTCGTTGACGATGGCCTGGGCGATGCCGGCCCGGCGCAGCATGCCACCGGAGAGCGTCTTCAGCCGGGCGTCGGCCTTGGCGGTCAGCCCGACCCGGTCGATGGCCCGCTGCACCGCCGCCGGGACACCGGCCTTCGGCATCTCCTTGAGCCAGGCCAGGTAGCCGACGAACTCGCGCACGGTGAACCGCGGGTAGTAGCCGAAGTGCTGCGGCAGGTAGCCCAGGGTGCGGCGGACCTGGCGCAGGTCGGAGCGGCCGTCGACCGGGTGCCCGAGCAGCGTCAGCCGGCCACCGGCCGGGGCAAGGACGGTCGCCAGGGCGCGCATCAGCGTGGTCTTTCCGGCGCCGTTCGGGCCGAGGAGGCCGTGCACGCCGGTGGGCAGGGCCAGATCGAGGCCGTTGACGGCCAGGTGCCGTCCGGCCCGGACCCGTAGCCCCTCCGCGTGGATCGCCCAGGGATGGGTGGTGGCGGTCGTCTCGACCGCGCTCACGGCGCGCATCGTCATGATCTCCTTCAGGGATCGCGATCTCGGGTGGTCAGTCGTGGTGGGCGAGTCGCCGGAATCCGTTGACCCGAAGCAGCGCCAGGACGGTCAGCAGTGCCGTGGCCAGTGCCCAGGCGCGCACGCTCCCCGCCGCCAGCACCACGGGCATCCGGGCGGCGGCCAGGCTGGGCGCGATCACCACGACCGTCCAGGCCGCCATCAGGCCGATCGCGGCCCGGCGTACCCCGGCGAGCGTGCCCAGCAGCAACGCGGCAGCGGCGAACGCCAGGCCGGGCAGCAGCATCAGGGCCAACGACACCCCGGCGCCGGCGCCGACCAGGGCGAGCGCGGGCACGACGAAGGCCAACACGGCAGCCGTACGCCGCAGCAGCATCGTCAGGCCGGCGGCGGGCGTGGCGGCGATCAGCTCCCAGGCCGGGTCGGCCCGACGGTTCCAGGCGACCGCCACGCCCGGCAGCGGAGCCAGCGGCGCGATCAGCAGCACCAGCGCGGGCAGCCCGGTCCACAACACGCCGAGCAGCGCGGCGCAGGCCAGCGCCACTGCGGTCACGGCCAGCCACGGCAGGAGCGTGCCGACGAACCAGCGGTGCCGCAGCACCGGCCAGGACCAGCCGCGCGCGGCGGGGGCCGGCGGCGTCGCGATCTCCCGGTCCAGGATCGTCGCCACCCGCTCGATCACGGCCCGGCTGTCCGCGGTGGTGCTGCCGGCGAGCCGGGCCCGGCAGTCGGCGCAGTCCTCCAGGTGCACCTCGATCGCCCAGACGCTCGGCTCGTCGAGGCCGGGATCGCCGGCGGCGTAGCGGTCGATCTGGGTGAGGCTGGGATGGGTGGTCATGACAGCGCCTCCCGTAGGGCGATCCGGGCTCGGCGTACGCGGGACTTGACGGTGTTCTCCGGCACGCCCAGCAGCACCGACGCCTCGCGCGGCGAGAGACCGTCGAGGACCGTGGCCCGCAGGGCGGCCCGGACCTCGGGCGGCAGCACGAGCAGCGCCTGCTCCAACTCCTGGCCGATCCGGGCCGCCATCACCTCGTCCTCGGCCGCCGGTGACGTGCTCGGCATCAGCGGCACCGGTGGCACCTGCGCCCGGCGCGCCCGCCGGCGGAACGCGTCGACCAGGCGGTGGGCGGCGATGGTCCACAGCCAGCCCACCGCGCTGCCCTGCGCCCCGCCGCTGCCCCTGGCCTGTGCCCCGGCGAAGCTGCCCGCCGCCCGCCAGACCGCGAGGTAGGTGTCCTGGAGCACCTCGGCGACCACGTCGGGGTCCGTGCACCGGCGCCGCAGCCGCACCTCCAGCCAGGGCGCGGTACGCCGGTAGAGCTCGTCGAAGGCCCGCCGATCTCCACGGGCCACGCGTCGTACGAGTTCGCCCTCGTCGGCCGCGTCCATGCCGGTTCTCACACCAGGTCAGACGACGGGACCGTTGCCCAAAGGTCCCGCTCGAATGTGACGGCCATCACTTCGGCGGGCTCGCCCGGCGGCGAGCGCCGGGCGGCCAGACCACAGTGACCGGGATGCCCAGTTGCCGGGCCCAGCCGACGGTCCGGTCGGTGGACGCCCCGTGGCAGCCGGCCTCGCCGTCCCAGACCGCCACCAACCGCTGCACCCGGCGCAGCAGGTCCCGGTTTGCGGCGGCGTACGCCGGGGTGCCCGAGTGGGCGTGACCGGTGTGAAACACGTGCGCCGCGCGTCCGAGCAGGTCGTCGAAGTCCGCGCGCTTCTCCGGCGGGATCGTCGCGTCCCGGTAGTCGAGGGCCGGCAGGACCACGTCATAGGTGCCGCCGCCGGCGAGCACGGCCCGGGTGAAGAGTTGGTCGGCGCCGGGCGCCAGGCAGGTGACGCCGTGCACCGGCCGGGCGCTGATCCGGCGCAGCTCGACCCGGAGCGCGTCGGCGACGAGCCGCTCGGTGGCGGCGGTCAGGTGGATGTGCCCGGTGACGCCGACCCGCACCGGTGGGCGGCCGGAGGTCACCGGCCGGGGCCCCGGGACTGGGTGGGCACGGTGGCGCTCAGCCGGATCAGCTCGAACCCGCTGTCGGAGAGCACGTCGGGCAGGGCGCGGATCTCCTGGCGGTTCTTCTCCTGCACGTCGGGGGTCAACTCGTCCC
The genomic region above belongs to Micromonospora sp. WMMD1128 and contains:
- a CDS encoding sigma-70 family RNA polymerase sigma factor — encoded protein: MDAADEGELVRRVARGDRRAFDELYRRTAPWLEVRLRRRCTDPDVVAEVLQDTYLAVWRAAGSFAGAQARGSGGAQGSAVGWLWTIAAHRLVDAFRRRARRAQVPPVPLMPSTSPAAEDEVMAARIGQELEQALLVLPPEVRAALRATVLDGLSPREASVLLGVPENTVKSRVRRARIALREALS
- a CDS encoding ABC transporter ATP-binding protein, with product MRAVSAVETTATTHPWAIHAEGLRVRAGRHLAVNGLDLALPTGVHGLLGPNGAGKTTLMRALATVLAPAGGRLTLLGHPVDGRSDLRQVRRTLGYLPQHFGYYPRFTVREFVGYLAWLKEMPKAGVPAAVQRAIDRVGLTAKADARLKTLSGGMLRRAGIAQAIVNDPRLLLLDEPTVGLDPEQRLDFRELLRDLGTDSCVLVSTHLVEDVVAACADVVLVHEGRLVWQGTPEALSAQGDQGHAGDSPAERGYSALLRRHRAEAGR